In one Cygnus atratus isolate AKBS03 ecotype Queensland, Australia chromosome 14, CAtr_DNAZoo_HiC_assembly, whole genome shotgun sequence genomic region, the following are encoded:
- the P4HA2 gene encoding prolyl 4-hydroxylase subunit alpha-2 isoform X5 produces the protein MKPCLQLVFFVFLICHAEAEFFTSIGQMTDLIYAEKDLVQSLKEYIRAEEVKLSQIKSWAEKMDVLTSKSTSDPEGYLAHPVNAYKLVKRLNTDWLELENLVLQDTTNGFIANLTIQRQFFPTEEDETGAAKALMRLQDTYKLDPETLSRGNLPGTKYRSSLTVSDCFGMGKTAYNDGDYYHTVLWMEQALKQHDEGEDTTVSKVEILDYLSYAVFQFGDLHRAMELTRRLISLDSTHERAGSNLRYFEKLLEKEREEKSRENSLNKTMATTEPVVQSGAYERPLDYLPERDIYEALCRGEGVKMTPRRQKRLFCRYHNGNRNPHLLIAPFKEEDEWDSPHIVRYYDVMSDEEIEKIKQLAKPRLARATVRDPKTGVLTVASYRVSKSSWLEEDDDPVVGKVNQRMQQITGLTVKTAELLQMSDVEAGGATVFPDFGAAIWPKKGTAVFWYNLFRSGEGDYRTRHAACPVLVGCKWVSNKWFHERGNEFLRPCGRTEVD, from the exons ATGAAGCCCTGTCTGCAGTTGGTGTTCTTTGTCTTCTTGATCTGCCACGCAGAAGCAGAGTTCTTCACTTCAATAG GTCAAATGACAGATCTCATTtatgcagagaaagacttggtgCAGTCTTTAAAAGAATACATCCGAGCAGAAGAGGTCAAGCTGTCTCAGATTAAAAG CTGGGCTGAAAAAATGGATGTACTGACTAGCAAATCAACCTCTGATCCAGAAGGGTATCTGGCACACCCTGTAAATGCATACAAGTTGGTGAAGCGTTTAAATACGGATTGGCTGGAATTAGAAAACCTGGTTCTTCAGGATACAACAAACG GCTTTATTGCGAATCTCACAATTCAACGTCAGTTTTTTCCAACTGAAGAAGACGAGACTGGAGCCGCAAAGGCTCTGATGCGCCTGCAGGACACGTACAAGCTGGATCCTGAAACGCTGTCTCGAGGAAACTTACCAG GAACAAAATATAGGTCATCTTTGACAGTGAGTGACTGCTTTGGTATGGGCAAGACTGCTTACAACGATGGAGACTACTATCACACAGTGCTCTGGATGGAACAAGCCTTAAAACAGCATGATGAGGGGGAGGACACAACAGTCAGTAAAGTGGAGATCCTAGATTATCTCAGCtatgctgttttccagtttgGGGACTTACACAGAGCCATGGAGCTCACAAGGCGCCTGATATCCCTCG ACAGCACTCATGAGAGAGCCGGCAGTAATCTGCGATATTTTGagaagctgctggagaaggagagagaagagaagtcAAGAGAGAACTCATTAAACAAGACAATGGCAACAACAGAACCAGTGGTGCAAAGTGGTGCATACGAGAGGCCTCTTGACTACTTGCCAGAGCGTGATATCTACGAGGCCCTTTGCAGAGGCGAAGGGGTAAAAATG ACACCTCGAAGACAGAAAAGGCTATTCTGTAGGTACCATAATGGAAACAGAAACCCTCATCTGCTCATAGCTCCCTTTAAGGAAGAAGATGAATGGGATAGCCCTCATATTGTACGATATTATGATGTCATGTCTGatgaagaaatagagaaaattaaacagCTGGCTAAGCCAAGG CTGGCACGAGCCACAGTACGTGATCCCAAAACCGGTGTCCTTACAGTGGCTAGCTACAGGGTATCAAAAAG CTCATGGCTGGAGGAAGATGATGATCCTGTTGTGGGTAAGGTGAATCAACGAATGCAGCAGATCACAGGGTTAACAGTGAAAACAGCTGAACTGTTGCAG aTGAGTGATGTAGAAGCTGGAGGAGCTACAGTTTTCCCAGACTTCGGGGCAGCGATATGGCCCAAGAAG GGAACAGCAGTGTTTTGGTACAATCTTTTCAGAAGTGGCGAGGGTGATTATAGAACAAGGCATGCAGCTTGCCCAGTCCTAGTAGGGTGTAAATGGG TTTCAAATAAATGGTTTCACGAAAGaggaaatgaatttttaagACCTTGTGGGAGAACAGAGGTTGACTGA